Proteins encoded together in one Camelina sativa cultivar DH55 chromosome 9, Cs, whole genome shotgun sequence window:
- the LOC109126550 gene encoding uncharacterized protein LOC109126550 translates to MSRQRISPQFQLSKKERFGDNEGMSRQKQGKYSFTRKCGRLVKEQRARFYIMRRCVVMLICWTDNHNTYSDHY, encoded by the coding sequence ATGTCTCGACAGAGGATCTCACCGCAGTTTCAGTTATCGAAAAAGGAAAGGTTTGGAGACAACGAAGGCATGTCGAGACAGAAACAGGGGAAGTACAGTTTCACGAGGAAGTGTGGGAGATTGGTGAAAGAACAAAGAGCTCGCTTTTACATCATGCGGAGATGCGTCGTTATGCTTATTTGCTGGACTGATAATCATAATACCTACTCCGACCACTACTAG